Genomic segment of Passer domesticus isolate bPasDom1 chromosome 4, bPasDom1.hap1, whole genome shotgun sequence:
TCCTTCTCAGAAATGCTATTTAACAATTTACCAAATACAGTTTCACATGAGATTAGTGTAGCATTTTTATATGTAAAAAAGTTATCTTTACCTGGGTAAATCAGTTCAAAACCTGTTTGAGCAGTAAGCCAAGTAAATGCATTAATTCCTGAAATCCTAATTTCCATTTTAGAACTGTCTGAGCAGCAGTAAATGCATACTTTTATCTACATGAATGTTTCATTAGAATGACCTGGTTGATCGACATGATGTGGTCCAGATGATCTTCCTGACcctcttttctgttttccccCTCTCTCAGCATGATCCTCTCAGGTTAGTTGAGATTTATCATGCAGACTGGTCAAACCAGCACATCAACTGACTCCAGGGCAGGAAGGGCTACAGTGAAAAGAACTTTTTATCTGAGGAACTTATCCTGACTGTGCGCCTCCAGGCTACTTCCAAAAGGattgttgttgctgctgtctGCTGCTTGCACCAGTGTGCCTACCTAAGGGAATCTCCAACTAACATGAATTCCTCAGCCCAATCTCAAAACAGTCCTGACAGATAAAGAAACGAATCATGACAGATTTTCAcctgcatttttcttctttgctttaAGCATCAGAAACCATCACACATCTGAAGCTTAAGGATATTTACTTTTGTACTTAAAGATTTACTTTTCTCCACTGTACTGCCCTTAGACTTCATTCAAATAGCACTGCAGGATGCTGCTACAATACATAATGTAAACTTGTAAGAAGGTGGCTCCTACTCCATAGAGTACAAACAAGTTCTCTCTGTCCATTACCTTTGGAGTTTATATGGGCTATTTTCATCAACTCAAAGAAAGGCATTGATGGGCCTAGCATATGCTTATTCACAGAGGGAACCATGAGCTGACCAAATAATAGGCAGCATAAAGGAGCTTAGTATGGAAGTGACAGTAACATTTGGTGTATGGATTTTTCAAGTGTCACAGTGGCTGTTGAGCCTAGTAAGAACCTAGCACAGTTTGTCCCTTCTTTCACTGATAATCCTCAGAAACTTCTTACTTCCATAAGTAATACATTAATATTTGTTTTATGCATGACTTCTATGCAAACCAACAAATGCTGGTAAATTTTGTGTGGCGAGTGATGTCACTCTAACCTGTTGAACTATCTATTCTTAGATTACACATCTTTgcaaacacaagtcaccagagAGAGTGTTTAAGATAcagttctgctgcagcagaaggggaaaaacaaatGTAATTATCCTCTTGCTGGTGGCACCACTCTGACCATAGGAACAGTTCAGTGCTGTCCATAAGTGTggtgctgcagtgtcacagccaTGCAATACTCTGGAGTGAGTTGTCTTAGACGTGGACAAACTATTATTCTATATTACACAAAATACAGTGGAAAGGAAATCTGTCCTCTTAGAAATCAGCAAAAACATGTCATCTGAATCCTCAAGAGAAACAACATCCCCTGCAGAAATGAACAAGACAATGAAAACTGACTCCTCTCATATCCCAAGGAATTAAACCTACAGAAACATACAGCAAAATTGTCAATAAACAATGATGCCCTTCTTTCTTGCCCAGCAGTTTGAATGTTTCTTCTAGACTTTAAGACCAtttcaaacaaaataaacaagtaAAGGGACAAAATTTTACTTTGTTTCTTAcagttatttcttttttcaaagctGTTAATTGGTTTCAGTAAGTGgttaaatgtttaaaaaggaaCACTGCAGAAATGtttcatgaaatattttctgcacaTTTGTTTGCATGCCCCTTAACTTCCATAAAATTCTTCTGTCCAAAGCACAACATATCTAGTTTTCTAGGAGTCTTTTATCAATTTAGCCATGTAAAAGCTAAAGGAGCTCTCTCTAAACACAGATTGAGGGCTAGTCTACAGCAAATGAAGTGAGTATCACCATGGACAGATTCCTTCTACCCTGAAAGAGATATCTAAGACAGGTCAGATGAAGTGCTGTAGATGTGCAAGTTACTGCTTTAAAGCAGACAAGTGTGTACTAGTGGTTTAAAGACCCTGGCCAAGCTTTGGATGACTGGTCATCTTGATCACAGCACACTAGTGAGGAAGTAAAAGACTGCAGCTATCTACTTGCTGAGGATTTTTACCCACCCCGGTCTGAAGTCACTCTTGTTTAAATGAAGAACAAGTTGGGCTCCTGTCTATGTGGCACAATTAATAGTTGAACCCTCACcatacaaaaaacaaaaaacaaaacaaaacaaaacaaaaaacacaaaaaaccaacaaaaaaaacgacaaaaaaaacccctaaaaaaacaaacaaaaaaaacccccaaaaaagctaaaatgttCCCATGTATGGAAACACCCAGCTTAACAGTCACACTCAggcccagcactggtagtcaGGTTTAGGCCTTGGTTTTTACTGGCAAACGCAATTGTACATCTCTCAGCCAATGCATGAGTGCAAATCTGGGCTTTAATAtattccagcagcacagcctggaaatACATGCATCAGAAATCTGGATGCAGGCTCTCACTAGAAAcaggtaaaaattaaaaactctaTACTGCTTAAATATAGTATAAATGGAGATGTTTCACAGCCAAGAATCCAGACTGTGTTCCAAATCAGTGTCTGTCATCTGGATCTTAAAGGcagctgacttttttttctgctttgaatcACCCCAATTCCATCGTCTATCTAAAGAGCATGCTTAGATTCTCTGAAAATCAAGATCCCAGTGTGCCTTGACATAGTGAATCCTCACAACATCAAAACCAGCCTTTGTGTCCCATCAGGACCCATTAGATTTGTGCCACGAGCACAGCAGAACGCTGGTTTCTTTTGTGCCCTCTATTAAATACCCTCTTCACTCATATTAAAAGCATGCTGATAGAGGAAAGATGGGCAAAAATGCTGTCATATGCATCCTGCTGGATGCTACTCATGGAAGGACAGCCATCATTCTAGCACTGCAAGAGCCGACCGGAGCGACAGTGGCAGAGGCATTTGGGGGAGGCTGGGAGATTTtcaagggggggaaaaaaattaatttcaaaccGAAGCCAGCCAGCCAGCCGAAGCGAGGGGAGGAGCCCGGTATGGGCTTGGCTCCTGCCTGGGCCGAGCCTGGCAGCGCGGCAGCGCTTGGCAAAGTGGCAGCCGGCTCCGGCGGCCGCTCGGCCCCGAGGCCAGCGCGGCTGCGGGCCCCGGGGGCCGGGGGGCGCTCGGGTCGGCTCTCGGCGGGCCgggccagcccagagcccagcccaggctgtcccacCGCCGGGGCAGAGAGGGGACGCCCGGGCCGGGCTCCTGCCGCCCGCTGCCGCGCCGGAGGGCGGCGGAGCAGCGGCTCCGTCCAGGCGCTTCCGGGCGCGCCGGGCGGcgggggaaggaggagaagaaggaggaggaggaggaggaggaggaagggaggtgtgggtggaggggaggggagggaaggaggggtggagggaggCCGGCTTTTTTAGGAGGGAGACCCTCCTTCGCGGCCGCCCGCTCGCAGCCATGGCTTTGAAGGAGGCGGGCGGCAGCATCCTGCCCATCAGCGACATGGTATCGGGGCCGTCGGGCTCGCCGTTCCCCGAGGTGGTGGAGCTGAACGTGGGGGGCCAGGTGTACGTGACGAGGCACTCCACGCTGCTCAGCGTCCCGGACAGCACGCTGGCCACCATGTTCTCCCCGTGCCGGGGCGGCCCGGCGGCGGCCCgccagctgcccagggacagccgGGCGCGCTTCTTCATCGACCGCGACGGCTTCCTCTTCAGGTACGTGCTGGATTACCTGCGGGACAAGCAGCTGGCGCTGCCCGAGCACTTCCCCGAGAAGGAACGGCTCCTGCGGGAGGCCGAGTACTTCCAGCTGGGCGACCTGGTGAAGCTGCTGTCGCCCAAGGTCACCAAGCAGAGCTCGCTCAACGACGAGGGCTGCCAGAGCGACCTGGAGGACAGCAACTCGCAGGGCAGCAGCGACCGGCTTCAGCGGGCGGCGCTGGACAAGCGCTCGGGCTTCCTCACCGTGGGCTACCGCGGCTCCTACACCACGGTGCGGGACAACCAGGCGGACGCCAAGTTCCGCCGCGTCGCCCGCATCATGGTGTGCGGTAGGATCGCCCTGGCCAAGGAGGTCTTCGGAGAGACCCTCAACGAGAGCCGTGACCCCGACCGGCCCCCCGAGAAGTACACCTCCCGCTTCTACCTCAAATTCACCTACCTGGAGCAAGCTTTCGACCGGCTCTCCGAGGCGGGCTTCCACATGGTGGCTTGCAACTCCACGGGCACCGCCGCCTTCATCAACCAGTACAGGGACGACAAGATCTGGAGCAGCTACACAGAGTACATCTTCTTCAGTAAGTGCTGCCCGCGCCCCGGTGTCGTGCCCCTCGCCCTCGTCCCGGCGGGTGCCCCTCAAGTACAGCTGCACCCTCAGGGCAGTCGCTGTACCAGAGCAACACGTAGCTGCAGAGAAATGGGGGCTGCCCCGTTTCCCCTCACTCCGCTCTGTCAGCGCCGTAGCTCAGATTTAATTTTGTGCTTTGTCGGGGCGGGACAGGACTGCCTAAATTGCCCCGTCCGGAGCACGGCgtgggagcatttccccacgCGCACTCcttggggcagcctgggctgaTCCCGCCTTTCAGTGCCGAGAGGCAGTGTCGGGGTGTCCCGGGGGAAGGGTCACTGGTTAGGGATCGGGGGGCTGCGACCTCGGGGGTGTGTGTTCCTGCCCGTCCGGGCGGGCGCGGCTCCGGCGCGGAGCGCTGCGGTGCTCCCGCCGGCGAGGCGACGCGGACATCCCCGAGCAAGGAAGGGCTTTAATATTTTATCGCTGCGTTTCCTTCAAGTGAGCGCACTGCGCCTGGGCACGGTCCCCGTGAGGGAAGGGGCAGCGAGGGCACAGCCAACTTCCCAAGGAGCAAGAAAGAGTCTGGCTCCAAGGTGGACGAAAATTGGAAAAGAGGAATTAACCACTCCACAGCTCCTAAGCAACTTCGCTGGTTGGCTGTGGGTAGCCTTAGAGGTTTCGGGTCACTCGCAGATAGGAAAACCGCGCGATGACGAATGAGTTTCAGTCTGGCAAAGTATGTAGTGCTATGTAGGGCACTGGCTGAGCAGCGGGTTCGGGTCATGAAACTGCAGCTGGATCGACAACACCATCCCCTGGCAGAGATTTGTCTTCgaaaggcagaggcagcctTAAACACTACAGATGTGTTTTAGAGTCGAGCGAGCCGGCAGAAGAGAGATGTGTTTTGCATtcacttctttcttctcctgcctCTGTGCGGTCTCTCGCTCCCTGAGCAAAGAAGGGATGAATTGGCAGAGCATCTGCCTGCCTCCCTGGTGAGGTGGGAGATGCAGCCTCTCACTAACTTCACTGGTTAGGCAGCTGAACAGAAGCAACTTGTGTGCGCTGCGAAACTGGGCTTAGGGACGGTGTTTGACAGAGGAGGGAAATGTGAATGGTTTTGTGCTGGGAGGAGAGATACATTAGTTTATATTGCTCTGTACTGTATAAGTGGTGACTTCCATTTGCTGAGCAGACTTGAGTACTCAGATCAATCTTTGAAACTGGATTGAAACAGTTTTTGAAGATTAATTGCATAACTTACCACTGGTCATATTTCAATGGGATATGTGAAAACTGAGCTCTAGAGGAGCTTCACATTCTCCTGGGTGGAATTCTGTCAAGTATTTTACATGATTATTAAACCTTCTTTCTCAGAAAATTTGACTTAATTATTtgctaaataataaaatttccTTGAAATAGTATGTACTGTTTGCTTATAAATAGATTTGTAGgtgcataatttttttcatgtgcATTTGTGATGCTCATAATGTCTTggttatttttttgtgtgtatgttACAATGAGGTTGCTGTATAGAACAGTCCTCTAGTTCACATCAGTGTTCCAAATTAATCCCCAGTGTAATACCACTGATTTATTTGGAATAATGCCAGGGATGAACTGGATGTTGTGTGTcatgatttttgttttggtttttagtCTTCAAGCTTCTGATGTGAAAAGTAAAATAGTTAATTACTTAAATTGATACAGTTAACTGAAAATTTATGGTTTTACTTAATTTTTCAGGTGGGAgttatgttttgttttacttctgAATGCAAAAAAATGGCTAATACAGAAACAGGCTGAAAAGATGTTGggcattttttaattttggttgCTTGTTATGCATTTAGAATCTTTTTTGTATAATGACTTTATACGTTATTTTATGCTCAGATACATTTCTCTGAAATGTAGCAAGATGGACAGAACACTAAAGAATATCAACAAAATGGGAAGAGAAACAGGTGAAACAGTGTCTGAAGTAATGCTTTagtttttttgttgtctttttttttttagtctgaCTAGATGTCCAGTTGATGGTGGCTGTTGATAAAACAGCactttataataataataataataataataatatgcTCTGGGTGGATTGCATGTGTGCTGCTGCCTTGCCTGACAGCTGCACAAGAATCCAGCAAAGGGAGAGCGAGCCTTGGAAGCCTTGTGCTCTGCACCAAGAGTGGCAAGAGGGATCAGGGCTACTGGCTCTCAGCTCTCCAACAGCCTTGGCTAGGGCCATGTTCTTTCTCATGAGCAGAGAGAGCTTCGTACACAAGAAGAAGAGCAGTTGCTTTTCAATTCATCCCTTACCAAATGTGCCCATGAACCCTGAAGAAGAAGCAGTTTGAGGTGGAAAGTTGCTGATTTCAAGTGCTCTCATGTCCAGCCCTGGATTGTGTTTTAGAGGCAAAAAAATACCAAGACAAAAGACTTTAGGGAGCCTATTCCAGTTTTGGACATTGTCTGAGACTTAATTTGGTGCTAGTGAAGAAGAAACCCTGTTTTATATCCCACTGGAAAAAGCTGTGCCTGCATTTGCATTTGTTATTCACAGCATGAGCATCTGCAACCAACAGCAACTGTATTATTTGTTGGTCTGTAAGTCCATAGCAGTTACGTAAACTTATTTTTCACCATTTCTCCTGAGGACTGTGGACAATTCTGTTTCCTAGTAATGGTAGATAGTAAAGTGATTGGAAACATACATGAGGACATTCATTCTGTCTTTTTTCTGAGGCCATAAGTAGCTGAATGAATTTCTCCCCAAGAGCTACTGAAGAAAGACAAAGGTTTTATCTGTGGTTTGTGAAACATACTTCAGGTCTGTTTCTAGGATCTTTCAAACTTTG
This window contains:
- the KCTD8 gene encoding BTB/POZ domain-containing protein KCTD8; translation: MALKEAGGSILPISDMVSGPSGSPFPEVVELNVGGQVYVTRHSTLLSVPDSTLATMFSPCRGGPAAARQLPRDSRARFFIDRDGFLFRYVLDYLRDKQLALPEHFPEKERLLREAEYFQLGDLVKLLSPKVTKQSSLNDEGCQSDLEDSNSQGSSDRLQRAALDKRSGFLTVGYRGSYTTVRDNQADAKFRRVARIMVCGRIALAKEVFGETLNESRDPDRPPEKYTSRFYLKFTYLEQAFDRLSEAGFHMVACNSTGTAAFINQYRDDKIWSSYTEYIFFRPPQRTVSPKQDHEDRKHDKVLDKGSESGTSCNELSTSSCDSHSEASTPQENATSTQPSTAHQPNTLTLDRPSKKALVQWMPAPDKRRNSELFQTLISKSRETNLSKKKVCEKLSVEEEMRKCIQDFKKIHIPDYFPERKRPWQSELLQKYGL